The Rattus rattus isolate New Zealand chromosome 8, Rrattus_CSIRO_v1, whole genome shotgun sequence genome contains the following window.
TTGTAAGAAACTGTTTGCACTCATTAATTTTTCTATGATAcactttgtttctgagacagggtctctgtatgcAGCCCTGGTTAGTTTGGAACCCTGTGTaaatcaggctagcctcaaactcagaggtctgcatgccttggcctcccaaatattggaattaaaggcatgtgacaccatgACTGTCCCATTTGTGCtaagttttaaaagtagaaacttaaaaaatataacaacaatAATTCTCCCAGAGAAACAACCCTCTAACTGGAACAAATTTTCTCTAGCGCTGATCTAGACACAGCTGCAAACACTCACAGGCACAGGCGAAGgagagacagatctctgaatgaTTTTCTCCCGGTCCCGGTCCCGGGAGGGTCTCTCTGGCTTCTCAGGTTTAGGTTCAGTCACAATGGCCTTCAGCTGTTTGAGCTTTTCATCTTTGACCCAGAGTTTGTTCTGCATCTCTAGCTGGGTGGCTGCCACCCGACGCTCCTACAGGGAGCCAATGACAAATTAGTCTACTTTAGTCACACTGTATCACCCACTTCCTCCTTGAACATGACAGTTCTCTACTTTCAGAGATTAGCAGataccaccagagctcccaacaagcacagaaacacaaaatatttaatcTAAAAACAACACTCACACATTCCTTCTGCCACTTCATCGTCGTTTCTGTCACCATGCCTTGCAACCTGGCTTCTAATCTGCGCTTGTCAGAAAACTCCCGCTGGAGTTTCTGATGCTGGCTTTCAAGCTCCTGCTGCAGATTACGCTTATCTTCTTCATAGATTGTAGTTGTTTTCTCCAAAATCTCAATCTGCAAAGGAGACCACTGTGCTCAGCATCTGGTATGCAAACATTTCACCTAACTGTAGAATAGTCCTTAAGTTGCTCGCAAAAGCAAACTTGTGGAAATATGCATGCATACGCATGCatacgcatgcatacacatgcatacacatgcatacacacacacacacacacacacacttgccctcTATTTCACCTGAATTCTCAGTTCTACTTCAACACAGAAAGGAGAAGCTATTTAACAAGACCCTCTTCAGGCTAAGCTCCACTCCTAAGATTAAAAGACTAAAGTCTTTTCCTCCCTTGCAGGCCCCTTCCAGCAGTGACAGGTACATGAGCTGTAATGAGAGCATTGCTGAACGGCTAGCACACAGGAGGAACTATGACCACAAACCTTGTACtccaaagttttgtttttcttctccagtCGTTCTATTTCTGATTTCTGTCCCGagatcactttttctttttcatttagcTTTTCCTGAAtgtagttttctttatttgataGAGAATTGTCAAATTCTTTTAATAAGGCTTTGAAAGCTACACCTGAAACAGAGCATACAGACTCTATTGTTACTGAGGGTACGAATAAAACCCACAAAAGCAGCTTTCATTGGCAGACACCTTAGGAAATCCCTCCATAGCATTCGGACACAAGAGAAGGCTGGGAATGCAACTGCCTGCACCTTTCTgctttttatgtgcatgaggccctgggttcaataccaaaaaatgaaaaagaaaccaagtttGGAAAGAAATTAGGAGTTTGATTCTTgaacctaaagagatgttcataGAAGTGTTCTGTAACCTCTCCCTAACACAGTAAAGCTTGATTACAAATGCAACAACAGAAATAATCTGTACTTGAGATCAGCTCAATCTGGCTGAAGACCCTAGTACACCATTCAGAGAGATAGACATTTCCATGACCTGACTGTTCAATTGTTCCACACACTTTCCCTACACCATCTTGAGGCACAATTATAAATGGATAATACACAGAGATAAAAAAATACTATCTTATATCCATCactattaaaaacttaaaaaggcaggctggagagatggctcaggggttaagagcactaacggctcttccagaggtcctgagccagcaatcacatggtggctcacgaccatctgtaatgagatccaatgtcctcttctggtgtgtcagtgacagtgtgctcataaacataaaaaataaataaataaagttaaaaatataaaataaaataaggcaggGAGGCACCCACATTTTCCTCTTATATTCTTTAAAAGTAAAGTGGAGCTGGTGAGGAATACAAAACTTTACCATTCAAATTAAACAACGCCTGGAGACCACGACAAAGCTAGAAACAAGTCTTCCTTGAGAGGCGTCTCAACAGATGAAGTCACTAAGACCTGTTTCTACCTCCAAAGTCACAGCAGCTGGGAGCAGCTCTGCCCTTACATTGTTTGTTAAGCTCCTCAGTCATCAGTTGTCGTAAGCGATGTCGTTTCTCCAAAGCGTCCATCAGTCTCGGAAGGGTCTCCTCATCATTGACATCCAAAAGCTTGCATGGGGGCAGTGGTGGGAAGCTCTGTAGAATCTCTTCAGTCAAAGGTTCTGTAGTAGACATACAATTATGAAAGAAGTCTGATGCTATGAACAGAGCCCGTGAACCAGTAACCACagaattttttattcttattatcaacatcatcattatcattatattatcattattattattacaactACAACTACTTaatgctagagttacagatatgCTTCACTATACCCTGCTTTAGGAATGGAACTTTtcaaaaattagataaaatatacaacaaaagaaACCTTATATTTTAGTTCaaagttttgtgcatttggtccttgagaagtttttttttttaagctacagAAAGACAAGCAAATGAACAATGATATAACAGCAAATCCTACCATCTCCAACTGGGCCCGCCCGAGGCAGGTTTCTGTACCGTCTCCCCGGTGTCAGGCCACATATCGCCTTGTCTACTGGTCTTGCTACTTCCACTTCTTGGGTTACTTCAGCAAATCTCATGACTTgctgaaaatacaaaacagagtCTGTAAAAGCTAATCTACCTATTCTTCTCTAAGTTCGTCTGCATAACCATTGACCCTATATAAATCTACAAAATGTGCAGAATGCCATTCTTCAAATCCAAGTAGCTGTTTACCCTAGAGAAACCCAACTGTATAGCACAAATCCACATAAATTACCAAGCTTTCTTCATAGTCTTCAGCCTTAGGATTCACACACACGATCATCCgaaccttcccctccccatcaaagTAGTTCTTGAATAGATGCGTTAGCTTTGAATCTCGATATGGAACCATCTATAAAAACATCCAAAAGCTAAGCATATTAGACAgttaaaatgaacaaattaaacCACAAAGAACTGGGGAAGGCTGCTGTGTACCTTGTTGGTTCCATACATCTGGTTCTCTCTCAGGACTTCCATGCATGTTCTTAGTGTCATCAATGACTGATTAATGTTTCCTGAGAGGAAGTAAGAAACAAAAGACATGTGAACCAGCAAGACAGGAGCTAATGAGTCTGTGTGCCTGTAAAACTTCTACTTCATTTAACTGCTAGATTTTCATGCTCAAGTTCAAGGTGTCCATGCATGATCCCACTTTACCTTCAACAGTATTAATTCTGAATAGCTTCAACATCTTTCAGTGACTTCATTAAAAACTCTCCAAATACATTACtctttttttattctatgtgcattggtgtgttttgcctacatgtatggcAAGTCTGTTTGAGGGtggtggatcccctggaactggagttgtaagctaccatatgggtgctgggatttgaaccaggtTCTCtagaaaagcaatcagtgcttttaactgctgatccatctctctagccccacaatATTActcttaaaaaagagagaatctcattttttaaattttaattctattcagttttattctttgtgtttgagtgtttttgcctgtatgtaagTAAATGTACTACATATGTTTGGTGCTCACAAAAGtcagagaggacatcagatccactggaactagagttatacatagttgtgagctgtcctgtgggtgccACAAAGtaaacccaggtcatctggaagagcaacaagttccttccctctacctcccactcccctttctttctttcttttttgtttttcaagatagggtttctgtgtTGAACAGCagagtcctgtctgtcctggaacttgctttgtagaccaggctgacctatccacctgcctctgcctctcagatgctgggagattaaaggtatgtgccaccatacccgatgcaacaagcgctcttaactgctgagccatctctctagcttggGAATAAAATATGACACTTAACTCCATGGTCATTTAATGAACGTGGCACCCATAGTTTCATATGTCTGcctgcttggtctccagttgaaagaactatttgggaaggtttAAGAGGTACAGCCTGGTTGGTAGATGTGTTTTACTGAAGGTGGGCTTAAAAAGGGTTTCAAAAGCACAGGcattcccagtctctctctctctccctccatcccttcctgctTCATGGTTGTGAATCATCTGACCCACGGCTACTCCACAGTAACCTCCCAGCTACTGCttgctccagtaccatgcctacTTGCTGCCTTTCTTCTTGGCATGATGGTCACCGACTCACCCTGAAATagtaagcaagcccccaactaagtgtttcttttataagttgccttgatcaaggtgtctcttcaaggcaatagaaaagtaacagtTTCTTCCAAACCCTAAATTCTGTCATAGACAAAGTCATTTaacttggctttctttccttttctagggGTGGTGGTGCTGGAGACTAAACTCAGGCACCTCATACATGGGAGGCCAACCATATTCCAAGGAACCATTTCAGACTATAGTTGGACAGGGACAGAAGTCCCTCCTACACCCAGAAGGGACATGTTTCTAAAAGTCAAGTGTCTTAGGAACCAGCAAAATCTGTCCCTCTACACCTCAACAGGATTTATTAGTcatcatgctttctttcttctaaccAATCTCATTTGGATTCCTGACCAGACAAGGCTAGTATACAATCACAACTCTTTAAGAATTTTGACCTCAGTTGTACTCCCAATGCTAAAGAACTGTTTATCCTGGAAAGATGAGGCCTCCTAACTACATCATGCCTATCACATAGATCCTGTAACTATATATTACGAAGCACCCCTGaagtcccagtactcagaagggctgaggcaggaagaccaacagcCAGTCTTGActtccaataaaacaaaaaaccacgagaaaaaaaaacaatgaacaaatcaagaaacaaacaagttaaCTTAGGTGGGATGGCAAGGTGGCTAAGCCAATAGAAACACTTGCTGCCAAGACCAAAGACCTGAATCTCAGGACCCACAAAGGCGAGAACTCTTTCACGTTACCTTTTGACCTTTATGCACACCCtgaggcatgtacacacacacagataaaatgttaattttttaaaagatagagtaTTTAAAGACTAAGTTTAATAGTTAATGTCATTGCACTGATTAGGCAGACACCACCCACTGATAAATACAAACTGATGTTCCAAGCCCTTGAAAGTTAGCCGTAAGTACAGCACTCCACTTACCAGCTTCACGTAACCTGTTCCCTTCTGCTTTAGTACGGTTAGTTCTTTCACTTCCAGCAAGATCTACCAGAGACAGCTGGCTTATAGTAATTTGCTCTTTTTCCTAAAAGGGAGAAAATTCAACCATCTAAGCTAAATTATACTGCATTacacccttaatcccaacacttaggaggcagaggcaggcatctctGGATCTCTTGTGAGATCCACaactctacacagtgagttccaggccagctagggccacacagagaaaccctgtctcaaaaacaaacaaacaaacaaacaaaacgacaacaacaaaaagatccAGTTAACATAGCATTAAGTCTTAATGGAGAGTGTATGTGCAGAATACAAATGTGCAGAGGAGCAGGGGAGGTATGATACAGGAAGAGTTTGCTAGGAGCTCATGACTGAGTACTGGTCTGCTACCTGGCTGTCCTCAGAACAGATACTAGATAACTTGAGAGCAAACACTGTGCTATTCTGCTCTAACAAGTCTCATTTATATTCTAGCACTGGGAATTCTAAGCTTTGTCTTTAGCAATACACacataacaaaagcaaacatattATAACATAAGacacataacaaaaataaaacaagacacccccccaaaaaaacccacaaaaaaacaaaaaacacactaACTTAACAGTTTCACAGTACTCTAACTTATATAAAGaaatcagggggctggagagatggctcagcagttgggagcaccgactgctcttccagaggtctggagttcaattcccaacaaccacatgatggctcacaaccatctataatggatccaatgccctcttctggtgtgtctgactgctacagtgtactcatatacagaaaataaaatatatctttaaaagaaaagaaaccaaagtcAGGGCAGACGTGctctatggttaagagcactggctgctcttgcagagctcTCAGCACGCACTTGGCAGTTTAGAGCCATCTGTGACTCGAGGCCCAGTGGGTTGCCTTCtactggcctccataggcacagACACACGCGTGCtacacagacaaaacattcatacacttgatataaaaataaagcttaaaaaaagaaagttaagaagCACCTAAATGGTATTATGCTGTTAGCAAGAATTCACATTCCTAGcaccaaaaaaaaagtcattcataGGAAATCAGATGTGGGGAAGACTTGTTTGTGGCCATTTTCTGATTAACATTTATTGACTGACTAAGCCAAGCAGTGAACAAGAAACTTCACACTGCTTCCCTTAATTCTCATGATCTTATAAGAAGGCTCTCTTACAGTCAGGTCAGACATTTGGGAAATAGGCAGGAATCCAAATTCAAATCCTAGTGAGTGGAACTCAAACTTTCCCACCATCTTGGACATGGCCAGACTAAACAGTCAAAATCATGACCAGTGAAGCAAGACTTCAGTCCTAgcaggggaggctgaggcagtgaaTCTCTGAGCTCCAAGCtccatagtgagattctgttgtcaaaaacaaaagccaggcatgatggcacatgcctttaattctggcTGTTACAAAGCTGGGGCCAGCTTTACCTGTATAGTAAGAAATaaccaaaaatagaaacaaaagaggccatggatttgaaaagcAGCAAGAAAAAGTATAGGAGAGGGctaggggagaggaaagggaagggagaaattataTAACTACATTATAATCACAgaagtaagagaaaaacaaaaatgttccagATTGTCTCACAAGGCAAGCAACACCAACACAATACACATTGTCCCAGACCTTTAAAGCTTTGCAGACCCTCTTCACAACACTGAAAACGTGTGCCCTGCATGCTCGACCCTAGGATCAGACCCCAGCTCTACTACTGTCATGAAAATTTCTTTAACTGTATAGCTGCTAGCTCTAGAGCAATATTCATCACATGGCAACCCCTAATTTAGGTCATCTTCTAAAGACTAAAACATTACCTGTAAGACATTGTCTCCATCAGCATCCAGGGGAGCCTGGACAAGTTTAATGCTGAACACGCTATGTGAACGACTGGACTCTCTATTCAAATGGGTGTTAGCAATACGTCTCTTTTTCTGACCTATAATGACAGAGAAACCATTGATTATACCTGAACTCAGCCATTGATTATACCTGCTTTCTAATTCATCCAGAAGTACTTCTGTTAAATCATAGCAACAACTCTGAGGGTTAAAACTAGCAGCTCACATTTTTCAAATTCTAGTTGTTTCTAACCTCTCCAGAAAACCTCGAACGCCTCCTCCGTAGACTTCACTTCTACTTCTGTACATCCTGCAACATACATATTGTGGTTCTTATCTTCTCGGAGCATTTTAGACTGTGGGAGTCTatggaaaaaaaagaggggttAGTTTCCTAAATGAGATGCAACTGTCTTCCTTTAAGAGTAAGGTTAAGTGCCAAGCAATACAATAACCCCTTGCTCCTCAGCTCGCTAACAGAGCCTCATACCCATGCTAGCCAAGTGCTGGACCACTGAGCATATCTCTAGTTTTTAAGTTTAGCTCATGGTTCTAAAAGCTGGATAGTCCATGAGTGTGGTACTGACACCCAGTGAGGGCCATCCTGGGTATCAGGGCAGAGGCACCGCATGGTCAGACAGAATAAGCAGACTCTTAAGACATCCATTCTTTAATGGATGTAAATTTACATAAGAAAATGTCGCCACATGGGGGCCTGGGACCCACAGAaactagaagagagcatcaagatcccctggaactgaagttaaagatggttgtaagtcaccacgtggtgctgaggattgaacaaaggccccctggaagagcagccagtgctcttaatgttggagccatctctccagccccatgttttaattaattttctttgtcgGCACTcaaatgtgtggaggtcagaggacaacttacagatccgtcctctccttctaccatgtgggttccagggaagcagctcagggtgtcaggcttagcagcaagcacctttacctgtcATTCAGGAGCCCCACACTCAGTTTTGTGAATGGTAAGGATGGAGACACTTACCAGCCACCATCACTGATAATCAAGAAAGGAGGGTTTACCATTGAactgattgtgggggggagggcgggtaatgggggaggatggggaggggaacacccataaagaaggggagggggaagggttaggggaatgttagcccggaaactgggaaagggaataacattcaaaatgtaaataagaaatactcaagttaataataaaaaaaaagaaaagaaaagaaaggagggttTAGAGGGTAGCACCCTGCCTACTGCCAAGGAAAAGCAAACTACTTACAAACATGCCACACATGCCCCCACTAGTGTTAACTACACCCTTTGTCTTAAAAGTCAACATCACATACACAGCCTCTGCGTTCCTCATAGGTGTACTGCAGCCGTTCCACCTACTGAAGGAATAAGGCAGACATTACTGCTCTAGAGTAGCCATCCTACAACGGCATTTCAGTCTAGACTAGTGACAGTGATGGTGAAGCCGATTCAAAACCCTCTATGTGAGATTCCTTCACTGCAGTAACTCCTCAGAAAAGGAGAGTCAGCACCATCCTCACATTAAATCCACAATCAGCACACATATAAGACTCCCAGGAAGGCACCTGTTTCCTTTGCATGACTAAATAAATCAAGGTAGCATCACTTAAGACAACATCACTAGGTCAAGCCAAACTGCAAATGTAAGAGACATAAACATATTCAGTAATGCTGGGCACAGTGGGACACACCCTTAATTCtaacactcaggacacagagacaagtggatgtctgtgagttaaaggccaacctCATCTACagagagtcatttttttttaaaaggttaaaatggTAGCAATAAATCATATCACAAAAGTTTAGATAAAACAGGAACACACAAAACTGGAGTTGAAACAAAGGACAGTTTAAAAAGcatgaaaatatttgttaaaacgGGAAAGGAATTTAATATAAAAAGCACTGCCTCTAGGACTGTactctcttcatttctctctataACTTAACCCAGGTATCTCTCTTAATTTCAACATTCCAAAAACAAAGACAGGTAACTCCAAAGTGAAGCCCCTTTGTATAGTTTCCATTtgaagctgggcttggtggtgtaCACTGCTATCCCAGCTCTGAGAGGCTCAAGGAGGAAGAGCCATGTACTTGCAGGCCAATCTGTGCAACCCAGCaacactgcctcaaaaacaaacagttcTCATCTGAAGAATGATTGagtaaagcaaaagcaaaagaccTTCAGATTTAACTCACCTAGCAACTTTATCCTTATTTTACTAACCATTAGTAACTAAGGGATTCTGAATATCCTTTGAAATGCAACTCAGTAGGAGCCACAGAAATTCTTTTATCAATTATAGCCTCGACCAGAGTCCATGTGATTTTTGTAATAGTGGACATGAGTCTGTTTTCAGCTTAAGGGTTTTCTAAATCCAGCGGTTTCCACAGTAATGtccatttacacatatacacaaatgctaTATGTAAGACAAAGGGCTTCATATTATTATGTTCTAACTGGCTGCAGTAAGAATAAAACCACCCACGTGTACTAGTCATTTGACACAAGACTTGTGTGTCAGCTCTGGAACAAAGAGAGGCACACTTCTGTAAAGCTACATGGTAACTGGTCTTCTGATTCTGCAAGGCAAGACCCACAGCCCCTAAGGAGTAGCATTTACCTCTGGCAGAATGATAGTGAAGTATGGCTTTACACTGATTCGCAATGGATGAGCGAAGAATTACTTGTTCAGACAAGTATCCATTCCACAGAGATCACCAAGACACAGACAGCCAAAATGGCTGCAAACTTCCAGCACTGTCAGGGTGCTGAAAGGTGCCCAAAAATTACCTATAAAGGCTAAATTTTCAAAAGCAATTTCCAAGATCTTCAAGTTACTCTGCCTTAACCCACTGGTCTCCTAATACAGCTACAATCTAAGTACTGCCAGGCAGTgaagcacacgcctttaatcctatcactcAGAGGGCAAGGCAGGCAGATCGCAGGACTGTactctcttcatttctctctataACTTAACCCAGATATTTCTTGaggcagagttccaggacagccagagatacacagagaaactgtctcaaaacaagaaaaaggaagaaaagtattcATTGAACATGACTATATGATTATAATTTCTGTGCACCCTGaaaataaatgcaagcatcatcCCCATCTATACAAGAAGCCATGACTTGCTTGGGGTAGCTTTCTAGGTTAACTGAAGACTCTTGTACTTACTTGGGCTTTATGGGATCAAACTGCACTTCTTCCAATAGATCATATAGGTAATTATTATAGATTTCAATGTAAGAGACAAACACTCCATAGACACTGTCTTCATCAACTTCTTCTGCTTTGCAGAATTCTTGTACATTTATCATATCTGCAAACTCTGGATCTGCTTGTCGCCTACAATGAGAAAACAGATCCCCTAACTTCAAAATGTACCCACTATAAGTTAAGATAAAAAGTAGATAACAGCTGTGTGGGATagttctttgtcaacttgacacaagctggagtcttTGGGAAAAGGGGCTTTCAACTGGAGAAAATACTTACCTCTATAAAACTGGCCACCAGGCAAGTCTGTCTAgccttttcttgattaatgactgat
Protein-coding sequences here:
- the Kif23 gene encoding kinesin-like protein KIF23 isoform X4, producing the protein MKSAKAKMPRKPVIKKGSQTNLKDPVGVYCRVRPLSFPDQECCVEVVNSTTVQLHTPEGYRLNRNGDYKETQYSFKRVFGTHTTQKELFDVVANPLVDDLIHGKNGLLFTYGVTGSGKTYTMTGSPGSGGLLPRCLNMIFNSIGSFQAKRFVFKSNDRNSMEIQCEVDALLERQKREAMPIPKTPSSKRQADPEFADMINVQEFCKAEEVDEDSVYGVFVSYIEIYNNYLYDLLEEVQFDPIKPKLPQSKMLREDKNHNMYVAGCTEVEVKSTEEAFEVFWRGQKKRRIANTHLNRESSRSHSVFSIKLVQAPLDADGDNVLQEKEQITISQLSLVDLAGSERTNRTKAEGNRLREAGNINQSLMTLRTCMEVLRENQMYGTNKMVPYRDSKLTHLFKNYFDGEGKVRMIVCVNPKAEDYEESLQVMRFAEVTQEVEVARPVDKAICGLTPGRRYRNLPRAGPVGDEPLTEEILQSFPPLPPCKLLDVNDEETLPRLMDALEKRHRLRQLMTEELNKQCVAFKALLKEFDNSLSNKENYIQEKLNEKEKVISGQKSEIERLEKKNKTLEYKIEILEKTTTIYEEDKRNLQQELESQHQKLQREFSDKRRLEARLQGMVTETTMKWQKECERRVAATQLEMQNKLWVKDEKLKQLKAIVTEPKPEKPERPSRDRDREKIIQRSVSPSPVPLSSNNIAQISNGQQLMSQPQLHRRSNSCSSISVASCISEWEQKLSPFSTPVNVTSLARHRQQEPGQSKACMVSDRRRGMCWTEGREMVPALSSEIGVQEDHCRRNTPIPVRHRRSRSAGSRWVDHKPASNVQTETVMQPHVPHAITVSVANEKALAKCEKYMLTHQELASDGEIQTKVIKGDVYKTRGGGQSVQFTDIETLKQESPTGSRKRRSSTLAPAQPDGTESEWTDVETRCSVAVEMRAGSQLGPGYQHHAQPKRKKP
- the Kif23 gene encoding kinesin-like protein KIF23 isoform X3 gives rise to the protein MKSAKAKMPRKPVIKKGSQTNLKDPVGVYCRVRPLSFPDQECCVEVVNSTTVQLHTPEGYRLNRNGDYKETQYSFKRVFGTHTTQKELFDVVANPLVDDLIHGKNGLLFTYGVTGSGKTYTMTGSPGSGGLLPRCLNMIFNSIGSFQAKRFVFKSNDRNSMEIQCEVDALLERQKREAMPIPKTPSSKRQADPEFADMINVQEFCKAEEVDEDSVYGVFVSYIEIYNNYLYDLLEEVQFDPIKPKWNGCSTPMRNAEAVLPQSKMLREDKNHNMYVAGCTEVEVKSTEEAFEVFWRGQKKRRIANTHLNRESSRSHSVFSIKLVQAPLDADGDNVLQEKEQITISQLSLVDLAGSERTNRTKAEGNRLREAGNINQSLMTLRTCMEVLRENQMYGTNKMVPYRDSKLTHLFKNYFDGEGKVRMIVCVNPKAEDYEESLQVMRFAEVTQEVEVARPVDKAICGLTPGRRYRNLPRAGPVGDEPLTEEILQSFPPLPPCKLLDVNDEETLPRLMDALEKRHRLRQLMTEELNKQCVAFKALLKEFDNSLSNKENYIQEKLNEKEKVISGQKSEIERLEKKNKTLEYKIEILEKTTTIYEEDKRNLQQELESQHQKLQREFSDKRRLEARLQGMVTETTMKWQKECERRVAATQLEMQNKLWVKDEKLKQLKAIVTEPKPEKPERPSRDRDREKIIQRSVSPSPVPLSSNNIAQISNGQQLMSQPQLHRRSNSCSSISVASCISEWEQKLSPFSTPVNVTSLARHRQQEPGQSKACMVSDRRRGMCWTEGREMVPALSSEIGVQEDHCRRNTPIPVRHRRSRSAGSRWVDHKPASNVQTETVMQPHVPHAITVSVANEKALAKCEKYMLTHQELASDGEIQTKVIKGDVYKTRGGGQSVQFTDIETLKQESPTGSRKRRSSTLAPAQPDGTESEWTDVETRCSVAVEMRAGSQLGPGYQHHAQPKRKKP
- the Kif23 gene encoding kinesin-like protein KIF23 isoform X2 translates to MKSAKAKMPRKPVIKKGSQTNLKDPVGVYCRVRPLSFPDQECCVEVVNSTTVQLHTPEGYRLNRNGDYKETQYSFKRVFGTHTTQKELFDVVANPLVDDLIHGKNGLLFTYGVTGSGKTYTMTGSPGSGGLLPRCLNMIFNSIGSFQAKRFVFKSNDRNSMEIQCEVDALLERQKREAMPIPKTPSSKRQADPEFADMINVQEFCKAEEVDEDSVYGVFVSYIEIYNNYLYDLLEEVQFDPIKPNRWNGCSTPMRNAEAVLPQSKMLREDKNHNMYVAGCTEVEVKSTEEAFEVFWRGQKKRRIANTHLNRESSRSHSVFSIKLVQAPLDADGDNVLQEKEQITISQLSLVDLAGSERTNRTKAEGNRLREAGNINQSLMTLRTCMEVLRENQMYGTNKMVPYRDSKLTHLFKNYFDGEGKVRMIVCVNPKAEDYEESLQVMRFAEVTQEVEVARPVDKAICGLTPGRRYRNLPRAGPVGDEPLTEEILQSFPPLPPCKLLDVNDEETLPRLMDALEKRHRLRQLMTEELNKQCVAFKALLKEFDNSLSNKENYIQEKLNEKEKVISGQKSEIERLEKKNKTLEYKIEILEKTTTIYEEDKRNLQQELESQHQKLQREFSDKRRLEARLQGMVTETTMKWQKECERRVAATQLEMQNKLWVKDEKLKQLKAIVTEPKPEKPERPSRDRDREKIIQRSVSPSPVPLSSNNIAQISNGQQLMSQPQLHRRSNSCSSISVASCISEWEQKLSPFSTPVNVTSLARHRQQEPGQSKACMVSDRRRGMCWTEGREMVPALSSEIGVQEDHCRRNTPIPVRHRRSRSAGSRWVDHKPASNVQTETVMQPHVPHAITVSVANEKALAKCEKYMLTHQELASDGEIQTKVIKGDVYKTRGGGQSVQFTDIETLKQESPTGSRKRRSSTLAPAQPDGTESEWTDVETRCSVAVEMRAGSQLGPGYQHHAQPKRKKP